One window from the genome of Puniceicoccus vermicola encodes:
- a CDS encoding PstS family phosphate ABC transporter substrate-binding protein encodes MKGILPQILLLTLALSSVLQARVVRIEGSDYIPPALVEALEAFASEEGDQLEIQLGGSLLAFRDFYEGEADLILVAMPHQDPTELDFPVLPFAFQIGAVVVNRKNPLKSLTRQQIGGIYGSLTENAIARWSDLGLSGAWQNRNIQAAYANPGTSPVLDLFSARFLDREPIRSGIQEYDSSIQLESFVSNNDGAIGVIDTLPLSTELKALRIEAEDGGVSFGPTLENVNYGDYPLALAYYVCVPRSQYRFLAPYLEFLLSDSVAEILQSEGFFPILNSRRRQLAADLPIAE; translated from the coding sequence ATGAAAGGCATTCTCCCCCAAATTCTTCTCCTGACTCTTGCACTCAGTTCCGTACTTCAAGCGCGGGTCGTCCGCATCGAAGGGTCCGACTACATTCCGCCCGCTCTCGTCGAAGCTCTCGAAGCTTTCGCGAGCGAAGAAGGCGACCAGCTCGAAATCCAACTGGGTGGCAGTCTTCTCGCATTTCGCGATTTCTACGAAGGAGAGGCCGACCTGATTCTGGTCGCCATGCCCCATCAGGATCCGACGGAGCTAGACTTCCCCGTCCTGCCCTTCGCGTTTCAAATTGGAGCCGTTGTCGTCAATCGGAAGAATCCGCTGAAGTCCCTGACACGGCAACAGATTGGCGGGATTTATGGATCTCTGACCGAAAACGCGATTGCCCGGTGGTCGGACCTCGGCCTTTCCGGCGCTTGGCAGAACCGGAACATTCAGGCTGCCTACGCCAACCCCGGAACGAGCCCCGTCCTCGACTTGTTCAGCGCCCGGTTCCTCGACAGGGAACCTATCCGCTCCGGCATCCAAGAATACGACTCTTCCATTCAACTGGAATCCTTCGTCAGCAATAATGACGGAGCGATCGGGGTCATCGACACCCTGCCCCTTTCCACCGAGCTGAAAGCTCTCCGCATCGAAGCTGAAGACGGCGGCGTCTCGTTCGGCCCGACCCTCGAGAATGTGAACTACGGGGATTACCCGTTGGCCCTCGCTTATTACGTCTGTGTCCCGCGAAGCCAATACCGGTTCCTCGCTCCCTACCTCGAATTCCTGCTCTCCGATTCGGTTGCAGAGATCCTCCAGAGCGAAGGGTTTTTCCCGATTCTGAACTCACGCAGACGCCAGCTCGCGGCAGATCTCCCGATCGCAGAGTGA